The Papaver somniferum cultivar HN1 chromosome 6, ASM357369v1, whole genome shotgun sequence genome segment AGTAAATTAAAAGATGGGGAAGAAGAATCAGAAGATTGCAGACAGTGGGTTCTCAAATTCAGAAATTTGCAAGTGGAAGAAGAAGCAAAACCATGTCTTCTTTTTACAATTACTTACTTAGGGTTTGTTCAACAAATTCCAGAAGTACATCAATGGGGCTCAAATCTATCTTATTGGAACTAATCATGTTTCTAAACAGAGTGCTGAAACCGTCAAGAAGGTAAATTTGATTCTTCTTTTTTCATTTGAAGGTTAGGGTTTGTTTTGATAGCAAAAGGGGAACCCTTTTTTAAACTGAATGAGAAATTGAGTACCAATGGTGACATGTCTGTGTTCATCTGCACTCATCTAAGCAGTCTGTTTGATGAACAAAGAGGTTCCCAAGCAATACTTTCTTTCCCTCACTATTTGCTTCTATTGCTTGTTCTCAGTAAATTGAAATTCTTTCTGTTGCACATGTCTTTGCTATGTGTGTTTTCTTGTGGGTGATTTAGCTTCCACATTAAATCCTGATGTTTATTTGTGGTGTATCTTGAGGACATTTGTTCATGAAAATGTAACATGATTGACCTTCCACATTTCTTCATGAAAATGTAACATGATTGACCTTGACCTTGTGTGGTGTATCTTGAGGACATTTGTTCTCCCTTGTAATTTTACATTATTGGTTCATGTATCTTTTTGTACATGTTTATGCTCTGATGCCTTTCTAATTAATGTCATTTGCTAATACAGTTGCAATGTAGGTGATCGATTATGTAATGCCTGATGTAGTTGCGGTAGGTAACGTTCCTCAGTTGTTCTTGTAGAATCAATCATGTTTGATTAgttccattatgtatttccttccATTATATTTCTTATTGAAAGAGTTAGGTTTTGCGTTACCCGGCTTTGTTTGGGTTAATTCAAATGGGATCTTGGGTCCTTGTAATCAGTTCTCACCTCGAATGAAATCTTCATCAAATATTACAGTCACAATCATTAAGTTCCCTTTTGTTGGAGACTGAAAATGGCGATGTAAATAACTATTATTACATTGGGAACCCACATTTCCTAAGAATGGTAATGTCTATTTGCAGGTTGAGCAGTGTAAGAAACGTGCCATGGGGCTCATGAATTGGAAACCTGCTACATTCTACCAATTGTTATGCAAAGCCATGAGAGCTCCAGGTGGACTGTGCATGAAGTTTGCTACGTTTTTTTATGAATCTTCAATACCAGCGGGTGCGTGCAGATGGTATATTTCCTGGTCTGGAATTCAAGGTAATTGTTGATTTAGCTTTGAAATGCATATGATCTTGCCTATTGCTTATATTGTTTCTAACATATCCTTTTCATATTTGTTTTCCAGGTTGCAATGGAAGAATCTTCTAGAGTGGGAGCAAGATGTTTCTACATCGATCAAGATATTAATGTACTGatccttaactttttcttattgCTCTTTGGTTCATCATTTTTCTTGACCAAGAATAATAGAGTTATAACTTTATTTGCAGGTTACGCTTCAACAGTTCTCTAAAGTATCCTCTTTTTACTGGCTTGGGTTCATCATATCTGATAGGGATAAAGTCGAATATGCAAGATCCTCTGTGCAGGAAATTCAGAACACTTCGAAAAAACTTCGTCCAGATCTTGTAAGTTTCTCTGGTCATTCTTGAAGTTTCCTGAGATACATTATATATAGTTGAATTATACCATGAATAGGCATCCAGCTTAAGAAAGAAACACAAGTTTCTCCTCCTTTAGTGTGAAAGTATACTTGTGAACAGATCAATGTCATTCTTTTTGCTTGCTTTACGATATACATAATTTTGTGTTAGAATCTTTCCTCTTGAAAAGAGATAACAATACTAAATTGTTGAATCTACTTTAAATGGCACAGTTTAAGGTGATGGTTGAAGATAGAGACAAGTTTATGTTTACGAACCTtagaagttttcaaggaaaagttgTAGCAGTGGTTGGGATGGGTCACATGGATGGAATTGAACTGTTGTGGAGGCGGGTGGAGGAGGATGACAATAGCAGCGTCTTTATAACTGTCATTGAGGGTTGCCACGGTACTTTCGCTTTCACTCTCTTTGATTTATTCTTACTTTGAACAGTTTGCACTTTGCAGTATGCTCCATATATCAGTTGACTGGTACTAGACACAAACAGACCTCTCTTTGCTTTTTCCTAGTCAGTTTGGTACTTTAAATAAATTGCATTGGAAGATTGGGAACAATTGCAGACTAAAAGAAAAACCATCCTTGAGGCCTTATGTTTTATAAAACCGTTGGATCCCACAAATCGT includes the following:
- the LOC113288343 gene encoding uncharacterized protein LOC113288343 isoform X2; the protein is MNLQYQRVAMEESSRVGARCFYIDQDINVTLQQFSKVSSFYWLGFIISDRDKVEYARSSVQEIQNTSKKLRPDLFKVMVEDRDKFMFTNLRSFQGKVVAVVGMGHMDGIELLWRRVEEDDNSSVFITVIEGCHGAFLVISFFFAFCLFEEYPVCRAKKDIIPKLVSRQKNTESILNTRMVKKKMIDSGFSISEICKGEQNHVFLHLQLLT
- the LOC113288343 gene encoding traB domain-containing protein-like isoform X1, producing the protein MNLQYQRVRADGIFPGLEFKVAMEESSRVGARCFYIDQDINVTLQQFSKVSSFYWLGFIISDRDKVEYARSSVQEIQNTSKKLRPDLFKVMVEDRDKFMFTNLRSFQGKVVAVVGMGHMDGIELLWRRVEEDDNSSVFITVIEGCHGAFLVISFFFAFCLFEEYPVCRAKKDIIPKLVSRQKNTESILNTRMVKKKMIDSGFSISEICKGEQNHVFLHLQLLT